From a single Pseudomonas serboccidentalis genomic region:
- the olsB gene encoding L-ornithine N(alpha)-acyltransferase, which translates to MTQIARISDTGNERRLQAERLIGAEALQQAQALRFNVFSGEFNAKLKGAELGLDMDDYDVHCSHIGVRDLNTGRLVATTRLLDHTAASSLGKFYSEEEFSLHGLTHLKGPILEIGRTCVDPAYRNGGTIAVLWGELAEVLNQGGYSYLMGCASIPMQDGGVQAHAIMQRLRERYLCTEHLRAEPKNPLPSLDIPSNVIAEMPPLLKAYMRLGAKICGEPCWDEDFQVADVFILLKRDELCPRYAKHFKAAV; encoded by the coding sequence ATGACTCAGATCGCCCGCATCAGCGACACCGGCAATGAACGCCGCCTGCAAGCCGAACGCCTGATCGGCGCCGAGGCCCTGCAGCAAGCCCAGGCCTTGCGTTTCAACGTGTTCAGCGGCGAGTTCAACGCCAAGCTGAAAGGCGCGGAACTGGGTCTGGACATGGATGACTATGATGTTCACTGCAGCCACATCGGCGTGCGTGACCTGAACACCGGGCGTCTGGTCGCCACCACCCGTTTGCTTGATCACACCGCCGCCAGCAGCCTGGGCAAGTTCTACAGCGAAGAAGAATTCAGCCTGCATGGCCTGACACATCTGAAAGGCCCGATTCTCGAAATCGGCCGCACCTGCGTCGACCCGGCCTACCGCAACGGCGGCACTATTGCGGTGCTCTGGGGTGAATTGGCTGAAGTGCTCAATCAGGGCGGCTACAGCTACCTGATGGGTTGCGCGAGCATTCCGATGCAGGACGGCGGCGTGCAGGCCCACGCGATCATGCAGCGCTTGCGTGAACGCTACCTGTGCACCGAACACTTGCGCGCCGAACCGAAGAATCCGCTGCCATCGCTGGATATTCCATCCAACGTGATCGCCGAAATGCCGCCGCTGCTCAAGGCTTACATGCGCCTGGGCGCGAAGATCTGCGGCGAGCCGTGCTGGGACGAGGACTTCCAGGTCGCCGACGTGTTCATCCTGCTCAAGCGCGACGAACTCTGCCCGCGCTACGCCAAGCACTTCAAGGCGGCCGTGTGA
- a CDS encoding acyl-CoA dehydrogenase family protein, with protein MPWPSLLESRERLPAVADLAEGFAALLDQLGNVTPFELAVAGGRRMATPGLAFLVGYQAALRMLWPSAPPSLGALCATEQRSLRPADMQTRLSDLRLNGQKDFVTAGDAADWLLVAARSEEPGEAPRLSLAVVYPGEPGVRVEKLPALPLMPDISHGRLYLDGALCELLAGDGWDAYVKPFRTLEDVYVLSAMTAWLYGVGQDSGWSQALQLRLLALLAGCAEASRQPPNNPAGHVLLGGLFAQFDALKPEIDQALAESSPEWVQMWQRDQAVMQLATGARAKRLAKALHIPL; from the coding sequence ATGCCCTGGCCCAGCCTGCTCGAAAGCCGTGAACGCCTGCCCGCCGTTGCCGATCTTGCGGAGGGTTTCGCCGCGTTGCTGGATCAACTGGGCAACGTCACGCCGTTTGAACTGGCGGTGGCGGGAGGGCGGCGGATGGCGACACCGGGGCTGGCATTTCTGGTGGGTTATCAGGCGGCATTGCGCATGCTCTGGCCGAGCGCGCCGCCGAGCCTTGGCGCGTTGTGTGCGACCGAGCAGCGCAGCCTGCGCCCGGCGGACATGCAGACGCGCCTGAGCGATTTACGACTCAACGGGCAAAAGGATTTCGTCACGGCGGGGGATGCGGCGGACTGGCTGCTCGTCGCCGCACGCAGTGAAGAACCCGGCGAGGCACCGCGCCTGAGTCTGGCGGTGGTCTACCCCGGCGAGCCCGGCGTGCGGGTGGAAAAACTCCCGGCACTGCCGCTGATGCCGGACATCAGTCACGGTCGGCTGTACCTGGACGGCGCGCTGTGCGAGTTGCTCGCAGGGGACGGTTGGGATGCTTATGTGAAGCCGTTCCGCACCCTGGAAGATGTTTATGTATTGAGCGCGATGACCGCGTGGCTGTATGGCGTCGGTCAGGACAGTGGCTGGTCGCAGGCGCTGCAATTGCGCTTGCTCGCGCTGTTGGCCGGGTGCGCGGAGGCGAGCCGCCAGCCACCGAACAATCCGGCCGGGCATGTGTTGTTGGGTGGGTTGTTTGCGCAGTTTGATGCGCTCAAACCCGAGATCGATCAGGCGTTGGCCGAGAGTAGTCCGGAGTGGGTACAGATGTGGCAGCGTGATCAGGCGGTAATGCAGTTGGCGACCGGTGCGAGGGCCAAGCGCTTGGCCAAAGCCCTGCACATTCCCCTGTAG
- a CDS encoding serine hydrolase domain-containing protein: protein MCKGLSLFLLLISFTVQAEQWPGEQWPSGARLSGPAVEALETYAFPSRDDHTRQGIRTDALLIIRDGQLVYERYAVPTRAETPHLTWSISKSLMATVLGVAYGEGLFKLEDPAVRFYPTLEKHPAITIADLLHWASGLDWQEDYEYAPLKSSVVAMLYTRGHRDMPAFSADHDAYAPPGQAFRYSSGDSNLLAAALKNMVGQQRYPDYPWTALFEPLGIRHAVWETDAGGTFVASSYAYLTARDLARVGLLMAREGRWHDRQLLPRDWVAFNREPFAGYKAHQDEAVPGGQWWLNRPADGAAAPWPDAPPDTFAALGHWGQALYVIPSEKLVIVRYADDRDGSYRHTELLKRVLKAVQP, encoded by the coding sequence ATGTGCAAAGGCCTGTCCCTGTTTCTGCTGCTGATCAGCTTCACGGTCCAGGCCGAGCAATGGCCCGGCGAACAATGGCCGAGCGGCGCCAGACTCAGCGGCCCTGCCGTCGAGGCGCTGGAAACCTACGCCTTCCCATCCCGCGATGACCACACCCGCCAAGGCATCCGCACCGACGCCTTGCTGATCATCCGCGACGGCCAGTTGGTCTACGAACGCTACGCCGTCCCGACCCGTGCCGAGACGCCGCACCTGACCTGGTCGATCAGCAAAAGTCTGATGGCCACGGTGCTTGGGGTGGCGTATGGCGAAGGCCTGTTCAAGCTCGAAGATCCGGCCGTGAGGTTTTACCCGACACTGGAAAAACACCCGGCCATAACAATCGCCGATCTGCTGCACTGGGCCTCGGGGCTGGACTGGCAGGAAGACTACGAATACGCGCCGCTGAAGTCGTCGGTGGTGGCGATGCTCTACACCCGTGGGCACCGCGACATGCCTGCGTTCAGCGCCGATCACGATGCCTACGCGCCGCCGGGGCAGGCGTTTCGGTATTCCAGTGGCGACAGCAATCTGCTGGCGGCGGCGCTGAAGAACATGGTTGGCCAGCAACGTTATCCCGACTATCCGTGGACGGCGCTGTTCGAGCCGCTGGGCATTCGTCATGCCGTGTGGGAAACCGATGCCGGCGGCACGTTTGTCGCCTCGTCGTATGCCTACCTCACCGCCCGGGATCTGGCCCGCGTCGGTTTGCTGATGGCTCGCGAGGGGCGCTGGCATGATCGACAGTTGTTGCCCAGGGATTGGGTGGCCTTCAACCGCGAGCCGTTTGCCGGCTACAAGGCGCATCAGGACGAAGCGGTACCCGGCGGCCAGTGGTGGCTCAATCGCCCGGCCGATGGCGCCGCCGCGCCGTGGCCCGACGCGCCGCCCGACACCTTCGCCGCCCTCGGTCACTGGGGCCAGGCGCTGTATGTGATCCCCAGCGAGAAACTGGTGATCGTGCGTTACGCCGATGATCGTGACGGCAGCTACCGCCACACCGAACTGCTCAAGCGCGTGCTCAAGGCGGTGCAGCCATGA
- a CDS encoding amidase, with protein sequence MKRLKRMLLLVLIVLLGWIWLERENLWAFPDIISAYTAKEYCSCRYVMNNEAEYCRSYVKQWLPTSGFSDDSASKTITVSGMGRSNRAQWLSERQGCRLQP encoded by the coding sequence ATGAAACGGCTCAAGCGGATGTTGCTGCTGGTGTTGATCGTGTTGCTCGGCTGGATCTGGCTCGAGCGGGAAAACCTCTGGGCGTTCCCGGACATCATCAGTGCTTACACGGCGAAGGAATATTGTTCGTGTCGCTACGTGATGAACAACGAGGCCGAGTATTGCCGGAGCTATGTCAAACAGTGGCTGCCCACCAGTGGGTTCAGCGATGACAGCGCGAGCAAAACCATCACCGTCAGCGGCATGGGCCGCAGCAACCGCGCGCAGTGGCTGAGCGAACGGCAAGGCTGCCGTTTACAGCCTTAA
- a CDS encoding YceI family protein: MFNRPLYKAFASLLLAAAALPAQANWYLDGESSRLSFVSTKNAHICEVQRFLVLHGKVDPGGRAEVEVELDSINSGIPLRDERMRKELFQIEQFPEATISAQIDLRPINDLAPGAQLELRLPLTVNLHGKQHEYPAELLATRLDDRRFQVVTLEPLVINAEDFDLAPGLETLRNLAGLSAISLSVPVGAVLIFTAR; the protein is encoded by the coding sequence ATGTTCAACCGCCCCCTCTATAAAGCCTTCGCCAGTCTGCTGCTGGCCGCTGCCGCGTTGCCGGCGCAGGCCAACTGGTATCTGGACGGCGAGTCGTCGCGGCTGTCGTTTGTCAGCACGAAGAATGCCCACATTTGCGAAGTGCAGCGCTTTCTGGTGCTGCACGGCAAGGTCGATCCCGGCGGTCGCGCCGAGGTCGAAGTCGAGCTGGACTCGATCAACAGTGGCATCCCGCTGCGCGACGAGCGCATGCGCAAGGAACTGTTCCAGATCGAGCAGTTCCCGGAAGCGACCATCAGCGCCCAGATCGACCTGCGCCCGATCAACGATCTGGCCCCCGGCGCGCAGCTTGAATTACGTCTGCCGCTGACCGTCAATCTGCACGGCAAACAACACGAGTACCCGGCGGAGTTGCTGGCCACGCGTCTCGATGACCGCCGTTTTCAAGTGGTGACACTGGAGCCGCTGGTGATCAACGCCGAGGATTTCGATCTGGCGCCGGGGCTGGAAACCCTGCGCAACCTGGCCGGGTTGTCGGCCATCAGTCTGTCGGTGCCGGTGGGTGCGGTGCTGATCTTCACGGCGCGCTGA
- a CDS encoding phospholipase D-like domain-containing protein yields MRGAVFPWRDGNRFELLIDGPQFFPRMLVEIARAEEQVELELYLVEAGACAEAVVQALVQAAERGVRVRCLFDDYGSLAFTLHLRQRLTKAGVELRFYNRLNWRRWVGNFYRDHRKLLLVDQRLAVVGGTGVTDEFWTPGQDSSEWHEVMVEITGPLVLDWQVLFDRQWIANRHRRAWKPSAHVGLPRLPKVPDMGEGMGRVAYADARQHRDILQSLFRALNSGQKRIWMATPYFLPTWKIRRSLRKAAAHGVDVRLLLTGPRTDHPSVRYAGHRYYPRLLKAGVQIFEYQPCFLHLKMVLVDDWVSIGSCNFDHWNLRFNLEANLEALDPSLTAAVVKSFEKDFGLSQLVSLEEWQRRPLWRRVKQRVWGWVDRLVVNILDRRG; encoded by the coding sequence ATGCGCGGCGCGGTGTTCCCGTGGCGTGACGGCAACCGTTTCGAACTGTTGATCGACGGCCCGCAATTCTTCCCGCGCATGCTGGTGGAAATTGCCCGCGCTGAAGAGCAGGTCGAACTGGAGTTGTATCTGGTCGAGGCCGGCGCCTGCGCCGAAGCCGTGGTTCAGGCGTTGGTACAGGCCGCCGAGCGCGGTGTGCGGGTGCGCTGCCTGTTCGATGACTACGGCAGCCTCGCGTTTACCCTGCACCTGCGTCAGCGCCTGACAAAGGCCGGGGTCGAATTGCGTTTCTACAATCGCCTGAACTGGCGGCGCTGGGTCGGCAATTTCTATCGCGATCACCGCAAATTGCTGCTGGTCGATCAGCGTCTGGCAGTGGTCGGCGGCACGGGTGTCACCGATGAGTTCTGGACGCCGGGGCAGGACAGCAGCGAATGGCACGAAGTGATGGTGGAAATCACCGGCCCGCTGGTGCTTGACTGGCAAGTGCTGTTCGACCGCCAATGGATCGCCAACCGTCATCGCCGGGCGTGGAAACCTTCGGCGCATGTCGGCCTGCCGCGCCTGCCCAAGGTCCCGGACATGGGCGAGGGCATGGGCCGCGTGGCCTACGCCGATGCGCGCCAGCATCGCGACATTCTGCAATCACTGTTTCGCGCCTTGAACAGCGGGCAGAAACGCATCTGGATGGCCACCCCGTATTTCCTGCCCACCTGGAAAATCCGCCGCTCGCTGCGCAAGGCCGCTGCCCATGGTGTCGACGTGCGGTTATTGCTGACCGGGCCGCGCACCGATCACCCGTCGGTGCGATACGCCGGCCATCGCTACTACCCGCGCCTGCTCAAGGCCGGGGTGCAGATTTTCGAATACCAGCCGTGCTTCCTGCACCTGAAAATGGTCCTGGTGGACGACTGGGTGAGCATCGGTTCGTGCAACTTCGATCACTGGAATCTGCGCTTCAATCTGGAAGCGAATCTGGAGGCACTGGACCCGTCGTTGACGGCAGCGGTGGTGAAGAGTTTCGAGAAAGACTTCGGACTGAGCCAGTTGGTCAGTCTGGAGGAGTGGCAGCGCCGGCCATTGTGGCGGCGGGTGAAGCAGCGGGTTTGGGGCTGGGTGGATCGGTTGGTGGTCAACATTCTCGACCGCCGCGGATAA
- the bglX gene encoding beta-glucosidase BglX: protein MKKLCLLGLFVSLASHQVLAATTPVPLENKDAFISNLMKQMTLDEKIGQLRLISIGPEMPRELIRKEIAAGNIGGTFNSITRPENRPMQDAAMRSRLKIPMFFAYDVIHGHRTIFPIPLALASSWDMDAIGQSGRIAAKEAAADSLDITFAPMVDISRDPRWGRSSEGFGEDTYLTSRIAKVMVKAYQGETPSAADSIMASVKHFALYGAVEGGRDYNTVDMSPVKMYQDYLPPYRAAIDAGAGGVMVALNSINGIPATANTWLMNDLLRKDWGFKGLAVSDHGAIFELIKHGVARDGREAAKLAIKAGIDMSMNDTLYGKELPGLLKSGEIEQKDIDNAVREVLAAKYDMGLFKDPYLRIGKAEDDPADTYAESRLHRTEARDVARRSLVLLKNQNDTLPLKKDAKVALVGPLAKAPIDMMGSWAAAGRPAQSVTLFDGMSSVIGNKSNLIYARGANITSDKKVLDYLNFLNFDAPEVVDDPRPANVLIDEAVKAAKDADVIVAAVGESRGMSHESSSRTDLNIPENQRALIRALKATGKPLVLVLMNGRPLTILEENQSADAILETWFSGTEGGNAIADVLFGDYNPSGKLPVTFPRSVGQIPTYYNHLSIGRPFTPGKPGNYTSQYFDDTTGPLFPFGYGLSYTNFSLSDMALSSTTLNATGKLDASVTLKNTGKRDGETVVQLYIQDVTGSMIRPVKELKNFQKVMLKAGEQKVVHFTITEDDLKFYNAQLKYAAEPGKFNVQIGLDSQDVTQQSFELL, encoded by the coding sequence ATGAAGAAGCTGTGTTTGCTGGGTCTGTTCGTCAGCCTGGCCAGTCATCAAGTATTGGCCGCCACGACCCCGGTACCCCTGGAAAACAAGGACGCGTTCATCAGCAATCTGATGAAGCAAATGACCCTCGACGAGAAGATCGGCCAGTTGCGCCTGATCAGCATCGGCCCGGAAATGCCTCGCGAGTTGATCCGCAAAGAGATCGCCGCCGGCAACATCGGCGGTACGTTCAACTCGATCACCCGCCCGGAAAACCGTCCGATGCAGGACGCGGCGATGCGCAGCCGCCTGAAGATTCCGATGTTTTTTGCGTACGACGTGATCCACGGTCACCGTACGATTTTCCCGATTCCGCTGGCTCTGGCGTCGAGTTGGGACATGGACGCCATCGGCCAGTCCGGGCGCATCGCCGCCAAAGAGGCTGCCGCCGACAGCCTCGACATCACCTTCGCGCCAATGGTCGACATCTCCCGCGACCCGCGCTGGGGCCGCAGCTCCGAAGGTTTCGGTGAAGACACCTACCTGACTTCACGCATTGCCAAAGTGATGGTCAAGGCCTATCAGGGCGAGACCCCGAGCGCGGCCGACAGCATCATGGCCAGCGTCAAGCACTTCGCCCTGTATGGCGCGGTCGAGGGCGGTCGCGACTACAACACCGTCGACATGAGCCCGGTGAAGATGTACCAGGACTACCTGCCGCCGTACCGCGCCGCGATCGATGCCGGCGCGGGCGGGGTGATGGTCGCGCTGAACTCGATCAATGGTATTCCGGCCACGGCCAACACCTGGCTGATGAACGATCTGCTGCGCAAGGACTGGGGCTTCAAAGGTCTGGCCGTCAGCGATCACGGCGCGATCTTCGAACTGATCAAGCACGGTGTCGCCCGCGACGGTCGCGAAGCAGCGAAGCTGGCGATCAAGGCCGGTATCGACATGAGCATGAACGACACCCTGTACGGCAAAGAGCTGCCGGGGCTGCTCAAGTCCGGCGAGATCGAACAGAAAGACATCGACAACGCGGTGCGCGAAGTGCTCGCCGCCAAATACGACATGGGCCTGTTCAAGGACCCGTACCTGCGCATCGGCAAGGCCGAGGATGATCCGGCCGACACCTATGCCGAGAGCCGTCTGCACCGCACCGAGGCCCGCGATGTGGCCCGTCGCAGCCTGGTGCTGCTGAAGAATCAGAACGATACCCTGCCGCTGAAGAAAGACGCGAAAGTCGCGCTGGTCGGTCCGCTGGCCAAGGCGCCGATCGACATGATGGGCAGTTGGGCAGCGGCCGGCAGACCGGCGCAATCGGTCACCCTGTTTGATGGCATGAGTTCGGTGATCGGCAACAAGTCGAACCTGATCTACGCCCGTGGCGCCAACATCACCAGCGACAAGAAGGTGCTCGACTACCTGAACTTCCTCAACTTCGATGCGCCGGAAGTGGTCGATGACCCGCGCCCGGCCAACGTGCTGATCGACGAAGCAGTGAAAGCCGCCAAGGACGCCGACGTGATCGTCGCCGCCGTCGGCGAGTCCCGTGGCATGTCCCACGAATCCTCCAGCCGTACCGACCTGAACATCCCGGAAAACCAGCGCGCGCTGATCCGTGCCCTGAAAGCCACCGGCAAGCCATTGGTGCTGGTGCTGATGAACGGCCGGCCGCTGACCATTCTCGAAGAGAACCAGTCGGCTGACGCGATTCTGGAAACCTGGTTCAGCGGCACCGAGGGCGGCAACGCCATCGCTGACGTGCTGTTCGGCGACTACAACCCGTCGGGCAAACTGCCGGTGACCTTCCCGCGCTCCGTGGGCCAGATCCCGACCTACTACAACCACCTGAGCATTGGCCGGCCGTTCACGCCGGGCAAACCGGGCAACTACACCTCGCAGTATTTCGATGACACCACCGGCCCGCTGTTCCCGTTCGGTTATGGCCTGAGCTACACGAACTTCAGCCTCAGCGACATGGCGCTGTCGTCGACCACGCTGAACGCCACCGGCAAGCTTGACGCCAGTGTCACGCTGAAAAACACCGGCAAACGTGACGGCGAAACCGTGGTGCAGTTGTACATTCAGGACGTCACCGGCTCGATGATCCGCCCCGTGAAAGAACTGAAGAACTTCCAGAAAGTCATGCTCAAGGCCGGTGAACAGAAAGTCGTGCACTTCACCATCACCGAAGACGACCTGAAGTTCTACAACGCCCAGCTCAAGTACGCAGCGGAGCCTGGCAAGTTCAACGTGCAGATCGGCCTGGATTCACAGGACGTGACGCAGCAGAGCTTTGAGTTGCTGTAA
- a CDS encoding LemA family protein: protein MNVSPTNRSRLQIATLLVLATLLTACGINNIPTLDEQAKAAWGQVQNQYQRRADLIPNLVETVRGYAKHEEATLTAVVEARAKATSIQVDASTLDNPEKLKQFQQAQDQLSGALSRLMVVSERYPDLKANQNFLALQSQLEGTENRIAVARRDFILAVQKYNTEIRTFPGRLWHSVMYSDLPIRETFEATTPGAEKAPEVKF, encoded by the coding sequence ATGAATGTAAGTCCAACCAATCGCTCGCGCTTGCAGATCGCCACGTTGCTGGTGCTCGCCACGTTATTGACCGCGTGCGGCATCAACAATATCCCGACTCTCGACGAACAGGCCAAGGCGGCCTGGGGCCAGGTACAGAACCAGTACCAGCGCCGTGCCGACCTGATTCCCAATCTGGTGGAAACCGTCCGAGGCTACGCCAAGCATGAAGAGGCGACCCTGACCGCTGTGGTCGAAGCCCGGGCCAAGGCGACGTCGATCCAGGTCGATGCCAGCACCCTCGACAACCCGGAAAAACTCAAACAGTTCCAGCAGGCTCAGGATCAGTTGAGTGGTGCCTTGAGCCGTCTGATGGTGGTGTCCGAGCGTTATCCGGACCTCAAAGCCAACCAGAATTTCCTGGCCCTGCAATCGCAGCTCGAAGGCACGGAAAACCGGATTGCCGTGGCCCGGCGCGATTTCATTCTGGCGGTGCAGAAGTACAACACCGAGATCCGCACCTTTCCCGGTCGCCTCTGGCACAGCGTGATGTACAGCGATCTGCCGATTCGCGAAACCTTCGAAGCCACCACCCCCGGTGCGGAAAAGGCCCCGGAAGTGAAGTTCTGA
- a CDS encoding TPM domain-containing protein has product MRVLKIGLVLVLMLWLFALSARAELTFPALSGRVVDEAQMLEPSVRAQLSQQLQAHEQATGEQLVVVTVPDLQGTTIEDYGVQLGRHWGIGQKDKNNGALLIVARDERKLRIEVGYGLEDRLTDAQTSVIIHQVITPAFKAGNFSKGISDGVAAMLVVLGGNPLDEPSTVYESSGDPQNDFVSRHPLLFVFLVMLFILTVFVCQMLGILPAGRGGSGGGGGFGGGGFGGGGGGGGFSGGGGSFGGGGSSGGW; this is encoded by the coding sequence ATGCGTGTGTTGAAGATAGGTCTGGTGCTGGTGCTGATGCTGTGGCTGTTCGCCCTCAGCGCCCGGGCCGAGTTGACGTTCCCGGCGCTGAGCGGGCGGGTGGTGGACGAGGCGCAGATGCTCGAGCCCTCGGTGCGCGCCCAATTGAGCCAGCAATTGCAGGCACATGAGCAGGCGACCGGCGAGCAACTGGTGGTGGTGACGGTGCCTGATCTGCAGGGCACCACCATTGAGGATTACGGCGTACAACTGGGCCGGCACTGGGGCATCGGCCAGAAGGACAAGAACAACGGCGCGCTGCTGATCGTCGCCCGGGACGAGCGCAAGCTGCGCATCGAAGTCGGCTACGGTCTGGAGGATCGGCTGACCGATGCGCAGACCTCGGTGATCATCCATCAAGTGATCACCCCCGCGTTCAAGGCCGGCAATTTCAGCAAGGGCATCAGCGACGGCGTGGCGGCGATGTTGGTGGTGCTGGGCGGCAATCCGCTGGACGAGCCCTCGACGGTGTATGAGTCGAGCGGCGATCCGCAAAACGATTTTGTCTCGCGCCATCCGCTGTTATTCGTTTTTCTGGTGATGTTGTTCATCCTGACGGTGTTTGTCTGCCAGATGCTCGGTATCCTTCCCGCCGGCCGTGGTGGCTCCGGTGGCGGGGGCGGTTTCGGCGGAGGTGGTTTTGGCGGCGGCGGTGGAGGCGGGGGCTTCAGTGGCGGCGGGGGCAGTTTCGGCGGCGGCGGTTCGTCCGGCGGCTGGTGA
- a CDS encoding TPM domain-containing protein, with translation MALLTEHEQRKVAEAIARVERDTDAELVTVLAARADDYAYIPLLWASLLALLVPGIVHYLTGWLTMHTLLLVQWGLFIVLCLVFRLPKVTTHLIPRRVRHWRASNLARRQFLEQNLHHTVGSTGMLIFVCEAERYVEILVDEGISRRLDNKSWDSIVAAFTEQVRQGRTLEGFVTCIEACGELLKVHVPVTQVRNELPNRLIVLG, from the coding sequence ATGGCATTACTGACCGAACACGAACAACGCAAAGTCGCCGAGGCGATTGCCCGGGTCGAGCGCGATACCGACGCCGAACTGGTAACGGTGCTGGCGGCCCGCGCCGACGACTACGCGTACATCCCGTTGCTGTGGGCCAGCCTGCTGGCGCTGCTGGTGCCGGGCATCGTTCACTATCTGACCGGCTGGCTGACGATGCACACCCTGTTGCTGGTGCAATGGGGGCTGTTCATTGTCCTGTGCCTGGTGTTTCGTCTGCCGAAGGTTACCACCCACCTGATCCCGCGCCGCGTGCGGCACTGGCGGGCATCGAACCTGGCGCGGCGGCAGTTTCTCGAACAGAACCTGCACCACACCGTCGGCAGCACCGGGATGCTGATCTTTGTCTGCGAGGCCGAGCGCTATGTGGAGATTCTGGTGGACGAGGGGATTTCCCGGCGGCTGGACAACAAGAGCTGGGACTCGATAGTCGCGGCGTTCACCGAGCAGGTGCGGCAGGGGCGTACGCTGGAGGGGTTCGTCACCTGCATCGAGGCCTGCGGTGAGCTGCTCAAGGTGCATGTGCCGGTGACGCAGGTACGCAATGAATTGCCCAATCGGTTGATTGTGCTGGGGTAA
- a CDS encoding class I SAM-dependent methyltransferase, producing MSVTAPSIKPAPDHHAQFIELLQTSLEQNGFIKLVLAKYVGEEADLQRIIIKAVTVKAQPNLSFVYRYKTRDITKNLPLSEGVAVIAELLPAAFKNAHLLTVTDEAQLEYSKKGKPSLFKSKPQQLREAPSAEHNREKNRFLDLSRPFLKDLGVTNAQHELIPAMSRKWKQINKFIEVFSHALTSSPLALDRPVRVADFGSGKGYLTFAIHDYLRNTLKAEGEVTGVELREEMVNLCNAAAAKLEHPGLVFKCGDVRSVAPSELDVMIALHACDIATDYAIHTGIRSGASIIMCSPCCHKQIRLQIQSPALLKPMLQYGLHLGQQAEMVTDSLRALFLEACGYETKVFEFISLEHTNKNKMILAVKRAEPVDPAQLLVKIAELKAFYHISEHCLETLLRTDGFLA from the coding sequence ATGTCCGTTACCGCCCCTTCCATCAAGCCCGCGCCTGATCATCACGCCCAGTTCATCGAGCTGCTGCAAACCAGCCTCGAACAGAACGGCTTCATCAAACTGGTGCTGGCCAAGTACGTGGGTGAAGAGGCGGATCTGCAGCGGATCATCATCAAAGCGGTGACGGTCAAGGCTCAGCCAAACCTGTCCTTCGTCTATCGCTACAAGACCCGCGACATCACCAAGAACCTGCCGCTGAGCGAAGGCGTGGCGGTGATTGCCGAGCTGCTGCCGGCCGCATTCAAAAATGCGCATTTGCTGACCGTGACTGACGAAGCCCAGCTCGAATACAGCAAAAAGGGCAAGCCTTCGCTGTTCAAGAGCAAGCCTCAGCAATTGCGTGAAGCGCCATCCGCCGAGCACAACCGCGAGAAGAACCGCTTTCTGGACCTGAGCCGACCGTTCCTCAAGGACCTGGGTGTGACCAACGCGCAGCACGAGCTGATCCCGGCGATGTCGCGCAAGTGGAAGCAGATCAACAAGTTCATCGAAGTCTTCAGCCATGCCCTGACCTCGTCACCGCTGGCGCTGGACAGACCGGTGCGGGTGGCGGACTTCGGTTCGGGCAAGGGTTACCTGACGTTTGCCATCCACGATTACCTGCGCAACACGCTCAAGGCCGAAGGTGAAGTCACCGGCGTCGAGTTGCGTGAAGAGATGGTCAACCTGTGCAACGCCGCCGCAGCGAAACTGGAACACCCGGGGTTGGTGTTCAAGTGCGGTGACGTGCGCAGCGTGGCACCGAGCGAGCTGGACGTGATGATCGCCCTGCATGCCTGCGACATCGCCACTGACTACGCGATCCACACCGGCATCCGCTCGGGTGCGTCGATCATCATGTGCTCGCCGTGCTGCCACAAGCAGATCCGCCTGCAGATCCAGAGCCCGGCGCTGCTCAAGCCGATGCTGCAATACGGTCTGCACCTGGGCCAACAGGCCGAAATGGTCACCGACAGCCTGCGTGCGTTGTTCCTCGAGGCCTGTGGCTACGAGACCAAAGTCTTTGAGTTCATCTCGCTGGAACACACCAACAAGAACAAGATGATTCTGGCGGTCAAACGCGCCGAGCCGGTGGACCCGGCTCAGTTGCTGGTGAAAATTGCGGAGTTGAAGGCGTTCTACCACATCAGTGAGCACTGTCTGGAAACCTTGCTGCGCACTGATGGCTTCCTCGCCTGA